The region ATGTCTTACTTGCCACAATATGCACTCTCAGTGGAAAAACTTTGTTGATCATGAGATCATAGCCATGAGTGAGATCTCATCAGGAAAGGTGTCAATACGTAGATACcggaaatgcaggaaacatccgaaagaagatgaagaatgtTTCTGTTCTAATTGTAAGAGATTCACATGCTTCAGGTGTGCTGTTATGGAACATAAGGATCAAGGACACCAGGTCATCGAGTCAGCTGCTTATGAAAGTCATCACACGAAGACAATCGACGAGCTTAAATCCAAGGTGGAGAAGAAACAATCTAGCTTTCAGAATTACATCGATCTCATCGATAAAGAGCAGAAGTGTGTGGATGATGCTATGAAGCATTGCGCAGATGACATCGTCAAAGCATATGATGAAGCAGTTCAGCAGTTGacagagaagagagaaatcctACTTGGTGAAGTCAAAGGAAAGACTGAAAGAGTAGAGGAAGCCCTGGGAGAAATGAAGAAATCAGCTCAGCAGCGCATCAATCAGTTGACGACCATTGCTGAGATGGTAATCAATAGGAAAAATGCGCCAGTAGACATGGATACTCGGGTTGTATATGATACTTTATGTGAAGACCTGCAGGAGGCCTTAAATCAGGAAAATGCTGACAAGCAGCAGCCGAATAAAACATGCATGAAGGCGAAAAGTTCCAGTTTTGAGAGAAATAGCGGAAAGGACGAGTTAGGTCTTGGTAAAATTGTTAATGTAGTTGTAAAGAGCATAGCTTTGCCTACTAAAGATAGCATGAATGCCATGATAAACACACCAGATTGTAGTATGGCAGTAGGATGTGTGAAAGCACATGGCGTGAACATCTTCTCTGCTGATGGTCGTCTGCAGCAGACAGTCCTCAAGGATGTTCAGATATTTGCATTAGGTTTCCTCTCTGATGGTCGATGTGTTGCAATGGATAACTCAAACACTTTAGCACTGTACACACCAGAGTTCATGAAGTTGGATGTGATGTTTGAGACTCTGAATTGCGATGAAGGTGGGATTTCTAACCTCACTGTTGATAGTGATGATCTGATCTATGTTAGCTACAGGAAACCTGAGAAGATCCAGGTATTCTCATCAGCAGGTGGGAAGGCAGTCAAGGAGATACAATGCCACGGATATGTACCATCGCAAATCACTTCTTACAATGATTCACTAATCATTAGTACAGGTGAAACAGTACATTTGATAGACAAAGAAGGTGATGTAAAACATACATTAACCAAAGGAAGTAATACTTGCCTATATGCTGCAGTGTCTCAAAGCAATACAATCCTGATAGCTATGGTGAAGTACGATGAAGGATTGGTGATCATTGAGGAGTATACTGACGAGCTGAAGTACGTTCGGAACCTCGTTAAAGAGTACAAGATTGAGAAGCCTGAGAGACTTTGGTATTATCTCAAGCAGTACCATTCAGGAGAGATCGCCTTCTGCACTCCTGATAACCTCTATATTATCAtacgcggatccagggggaggggtaGATTCGAGGGGTCCGGGCACCCCCTATCGGCGGAgcaaaaagaaggaaaaagcgggggaaaaagaagggaaaagagagaagacaAAAAGAACGGGAAACATAAGAGGATGAAGACgggtgaataaaataagataagggaagacttggaaaacaaTTTAAGTCTTTCATGTCACAGTACACAGGTACAGCATAAAATTCCGCTTgcacttcacgctcgcattgtcTTTTAGGTGATTTATATATCTTGCTCAAactggagcttaaatatcaaatttcGAAGTCGATATACAAAACGTACTTCAGCTCAGATATtggaactttcattattttgtttgatctgcatattgatttttaaaagtgctctgtaagAATTTATGTTTTATCTCCTGAATATTAACATCGTCTGCTcacgctgcgcgctcgcaaaatttgatttgtcaggtaccttttatttttctgtattccCATAAGTTCTCAAATATCTGTATTCAGGTCAacttgtcaaaacaaaatagcTAGCGCTgcatgcttgcattttgatatgtatatctcaatatcaattctataacaaactactaAAAATCCTCATTTCATGACAGTTAATCAAAAAATTTGGCTCGCGATTTGGGCTCGCATtgattattgaaaatatattaactcatgcattttattttataattacaaaagtgctttaaatgtccatttttcatttcataatgaatattaaCAGGTTTCGCGCTGTCATTGGGcttattaatttaatttaataaaGAACATTGCCCCTTTTCTAAAAACGGAATATCGATAAGTTTCATCTCCAGCTTAAGAGGAGAAATAgcaagatagtcatcattttcacatGATGGGATTATGTTcagatctttttttaaattgtgattCATATCCACCTCAtgattttcctacaaagtgtttgaaatgcAGAGCTTACATTGACCcccttttcagattggaatatcaaatattttagcTCAAGCTTCGTGCtcgctttttttattttcatgatgaaaaaaagggtaagaatgcccagattctagatcgaaatctgaaacacgcatgtttattcagatacgtaGCTTGTACtctattttaaatcattatgagcctatatatccagtttcagatcagaatgtCAATCTCACTAAACAGATTATGCGGgtgccgagagcgagctgaaatttcttgatattctgacctgaaagttTGATATTGTAAGCATTTTTGATCAAAGATTAAGATTGACATCGAAAAGaacaaatgatgcgagcacgaagcgcgagctaaaaattttgatatttcgatctgaaaacatGACAGTTTTATGGAcgtttttcacaaaaaaaacaaaaaaatatgtccaaaaaaattattgcaaatcgaagcgggagttcttttgaggtttagaactgaaaacgggacaatctattcacctatttaatcatgaaactataggtttttgctacagaaatgatgcaagcgcgagctgaaagtttaTATATTCTAATCTGAAAAGCgaacattttgagcacgatttgaaataaagaacgaTTTGTGTATCttaatctcgcttgctgaacattacaatcttgtctTTTTTAATGCATGTCCAGAatcattggggggggggggcaaaatgatgtTTGCCCCCCCATATTTTCGGTTtcacttcgtaattccaaagcttcgtaattccgaagattcttCTCTGAACATTAcactcttattttatttttgcacatccggaattatgggggggggggcaaaacgatatgcttgcccccccaatattttcattggtggtgCGATcgcccccccaggatcgactcCTCTGTGCTTGAGATATTGTTCAATacgaaaatgaaaaaaacatttttcttttatggtAGGGATCCTGACTACTTGTTGGCCTATTAGAATAATATACATAGACCTAtacagagtgagtcagaaaaaaatgtcccacttttgttaagttgaattgtttaaaatatgaatatttaaagcttgtgtatagttttggtaaatccaccaaaatgcacctatcactattccaattcattgctagctaatatgaatggatatgccctataacagttatgatgtggaggatatgaaatgaaaatgtgttttacaggataaattttgcgattttacatggaaatttaacttgatcgggtcacccgatcaaattaaaatatctgtgtgtttttgtctttcaattaaatcctattccaaattatggaatgggctgaaactttcaagatatgttctttgtctgtaacttttggatatctaatcactaaatttataagataagtgcttgaatgcccattttttttatttaaaacaagcatcgccgagagagggcgctatatatccaagatttgaatatttgaaattttctcagagaagtgcagttggaaaaatatctaacggtctctacgcttcagtaagactgtcatattagatgacattattgaccctttaccaaagctatacacaggctttaaatcATTAGTTTCATGATGTCTTGATAGAGGTATCCTTCAAGTACATTCAGgtaccattttcatttgatcccGTGCACGCATGACTGAACATCGGACAATCTTTAGAAGACTGTCAGATCTCACTTGCGCCAAGTTACTGGGTGATGAATAAAACAGTGCTTTAGACAAAGACAGTCAGAAAGACAAACACAtcctcacacaaacacacacacaacacacatgGTAATAACTGGttcataattttctcttttctgatTAAGCTTTGATTTTTAGCAAGATCAAGGAATGTCTAAGTGGCAATTCTCGACAATCTTTCCCCTTAAAACGCattcactaccaccatcatatcaccatcatcatcatcatcattgtcattatcttgatcttcatcatcatcatcaagtgcACATAAATCCAATATGCTGGTTATGTCTTTTGTTggttaacaatgaaaatttacaatGGATGTCTGTAATTTTGTTGCACTTGCCTATAAAAGTGCTTGCCTGATTTGGCAGCAGTCACTTGAGCCTCTTTTTACAGTAGCAAAAGTACACGAAACATGGTTCGTCCTCAATTCACACCACAACATAGGTCATTTATAGTCACCGAGTGTTGTTTTGCAAGGGTTTCGCCGCCATTACCCAGATGATGTTCGGTGTCCCAGCAgttgtttgtgtttttattcaccGACGTTTGCAGTAATTGTGTGcttgcgtgtgtgtgtgcgtgtgtgtgcatGTTAGGGTGGGTCTGCcagtgcatgtgtgtgtgtgtttcagtcTGTCGGACTGTCTTTGTTCAAACGAGTGTTTTATTCCCCACCCTGTAACTTGGCGCAAGTGAGATCTGACAGTCTTCTAAAGATTGTCCGCTGTTCGGTCATGCGTGCAGGGATCAAATGAAAAAGGTACCTGAATGTACTGGGAGGATACCTCTATCAAGACATATCATGAAACTataatgattaaatattcatatttcaaacaattcaaCTTTACAAAAGTGTGACATTTTTCTCTGACTCACTAATAATCGAGATAAATTAGAACATACATAACacattgatgtacatgtaattcgaTAATGCAGAAAATTCATTTATAATTTAGAAAATTCTAGTAAAGATTATTACGCCAATTGTGGAGTCTATAGCAGCAAAGCCATTTTCGGGTGAAGGGTCTTTATAAAatgtgtgatataattatgttgAGGGGAATGATGTGCAGAAATGTACGTAACcaaattttaaagaatttttttacTGTAAATGACCATTATATTAGTGAGAGgttttcctttgaattttgaaaCGATAATTTTAATTTCTGTATTTTACATGTCAAAATTGTACATATTCTTATATTCATTGTAGTATTAGTATTGTTCTAATTGTTTGTATAAACAGGCATGACTTTATATGTGCTTCTTTGCCCATGTTAATTTACTTGTTTGGCTGCCTTATGGGCTGATTTAACTGTCAggtttcaaaaaaaaaacacgattgTGTTGTTTCCTCTAAATTTTTGTGTATGTGTTGTAAATAAGTGAAATTACATATCTTTTAAACTGTAAGGCATAAGTTCATTCActaaattatctttttttgcA is a window of Lytechinus variegatus isolate NC3 chromosome 2, Lvar_3.0, whole genome shotgun sequence DNA encoding:
- the LOC121406890 gene encoding tripartite motif-containing protein 45-like encodes the protein MAEELKDTIAQSLECPVCLTTFTDPKILSCSHTYCKVCLEKLLECHGDDQMIRCPVCKADTQVPHQDVDKLPASQALRNLIEDVKNQHQICTNCDSENKPKAVVYCQDCGNYLCLTCHNMHSQWKNFVDHEIIAMSEISSGKVSIRRYRKCRKHPKEDEECFCSNCKRFTCFRCAVMEHKDQGHQVIESAAYESHHTKTIDELKSKVEKKQSSFQNYIDLIDKEQKCVDDAMKHCADDIVKAYDEAVQQLTEKREILLGEVKGKTERVEEALGEMKKSAQQRINQLTTIAEMVINRKNAPVDMDTRVVYDTLCEDLQEALNQENADKQQPNKTCMKAKSSSFERNSGKDELGLGKIVNVVVKSIALPTKDSMNAMINTPDCSMAVGCVKAHGVNIFSADGRLQQTVLKDVQIFALGFLSDGRCVAMDNSNTLALYTPEFMKLDVMFETLNCDEGGISNLTVDSDDLIYVSYRKPEKIQVFSSAGGKAVKEIQCHGYVPSQITSYNDSLIISTGETVHLIDKEGDVKHTLTKGSNTCLYAAVSQSNTILIAMVKYDEGLVIIEEYTDELKYVRNLVKEYKIEKPERLWYYLKQYHSGEIAFCTPDNLYIIIRGSRGRGRFEGSGHPLSAEQKEGKSGGKRREKREDKKNGKHKRMKTGE